A part of Streptomyces sp. DSM 40750 genomic DNA contains:
- a CDS encoding DUF3105 domain-containing protein encodes MASSKAKAKNNGPKGKNNSPKAREAARRARVEEIRKAEQARERRMRLITLGVTAAILAGLAGGGWYLIDSAQEKEEAKAAPIDGVKSWSKLTQNHVSETVDYKMSPPVGGDHSAVWVNCDKQVYTKAVPNENAVHGLEHGAVWITYNDKAAKADVESLSKLVTNTTYTFMSPYEDQSSPIVLSAWEHQLKVDKASDPKVQKFLDKYVQGEQTPEPGAACSGGMTP; translated from the coding sequence ATGGCTTCATCCAAGGCGAAGGCCAAGAACAACGGCCCGAAGGGCAAGAACAACAGCCCCAAGGCCCGGGAGGCGGCGCGGCGCGCCCGCGTCGAGGAGATACGCAAGGCAGAGCAGGCCCGTGAGCGGCGTATGCGCCTGATCACGCTGGGCGTCACCGCCGCGATCCTTGCCGGACTCGCAGGCGGCGGCTGGTACCTGATCGACTCCGCCCAGGAGAAGGAGGAGGCGAAGGCCGCGCCGATCGACGGCGTGAAGAGCTGGTCGAAGCTCACCCAGAACCACGTCTCCGAGACTGTCGACTACAAGATGAGCCCGCCGGTCGGCGGCGACCACAGCGCGGTGTGGGTCAACTGCGACAAGCAGGTGTACACCAAGGCCGTGCCGAACGAGAACGCCGTGCACGGGCTGGAGCACGGCGCCGTCTGGATCACGTACAACGACAAGGCGGCCAAGGCCGACGTCGAGTCGCTGAGCAAGCTCGTGACCAACACGACGTACACCTTCATGAGCCCCTACGAGGACCAGTCCTCGCCGATCGTGCTGAGCGCCTGGGAGCACCAGCTGAAGGTGGACAAGGCGTCCGACCCGAAGGTCCAGAAGTTCCTCGACAAGTACGTGCAGGGCGAGCAGACGCCGGAGCCGGGGGCCGCGTGCTCCGGCGGCATGACGCCGTGA
- a CDS encoding VOC family protein, protein MAAHPEGTPCWADAMFSDVEGAKSFYGDVLGWTFGEASSEYGNYTQAYADGKAVAAVVPPMPGQEGQSAWCLYFASPDVNATATKIRDNGGELLMEPMRVGDFGSMLLARSPDGVVFGVWQAGVHEGFETMGVPGAYVWAEIFTREPEKSDAFFPAVFPYRVKQMDDPENPQMDFRVFDLGANPLLGRMKMTEEDFPPEVPSYINVYFTVADCDDAVAKATKLGGVLRFGPMDTPFGRFAALSDPQGASFSVIDVTNTQGEMPALTDVD, encoded by the coding sequence ATGGCCGCACATCCCGAGGGAACGCCCTGTTGGGCCGACGCGATGTTCAGCGACGTCGAGGGGGCGAAGAGTTTCTACGGCGACGTGCTGGGCTGGACGTTCGGCGAGGCGTCCTCCGAGTACGGCAACTACACACAGGCGTACGCGGACGGCAAGGCGGTGGCCGCCGTCGTCCCGCCGATGCCCGGGCAGGAAGGGCAGTCCGCCTGGTGCCTCTACTTCGCCTCACCCGACGTCAACGCCACCGCCACGAAGATCCGTGACAACGGCGGCGAACTGCTGATGGAACCGATGCGGGTCGGCGACTTCGGCTCCATGCTGCTGGCCCGCTCCCCGGACGGCGTCGTCTTCGGCGTCTGGCAGGCCGGCGTCCACGAGGGCTTCGAGACCATGGGTGTGCCCGGCGCGTACGTATGGGCCGAGATCTTCACGCGGGAGCCCGAGAAGTCCGACGCGTTCTTCCCGGCCGTCTTCCCGTACCGGGTCAAGCAGATGGACGACCCCGAGAACCCCCAGATGGACTTCCGGGTCTTCGACCTCGGGGCGAACCCGCTTCTCGGTCGGATGAAGATGACGGAGGAGGACTTCCCGCCCGAGGTGCCGTCGTACATCAACGTGTACTTCACCGTCGCCGACTGCGACGACGCGGTCGCCAAGGCCACCAAGCTGGGCGGCGTCCTGCGCTTCGGCCCGATGGACACCCCCTTCGGCCGCTTCGCGGCGCTCAGTGATCCGCAGGGCGCGTCGTTCTCGGTCATCGACGTCACCAACACGCAGGGCGAGATGCCGGCGCTCACGGACGTGGACTGA
- a CDS encoding DUF6193 family natural product biosynthesis protein, with amino-acid sequence MSEAPDIATAWHWLLERRPGTRGATHDALPVVVEAAYAEPSLRARYPFPTHGTLHFLRSAPPWPDSDHDEAPFILYGGPPYQVYSSGYTDLLGECATPAEAAALVVSHLPAHTGGERGV; translated from the coding sequence GTGTCCGAAGCTCCTGACATCGCGACGGCCTGGCACTGGCTCCTGGAACGCAGGCCCGGGACGCGGGGCGCCACGCACGACGCGCTGCCCGTCGTCGTCGAGGCCGCATACGCCGAGCCGAGCCTGCGCGCCCGCTACCCGTTCCCCACCCACGGCACGCTGCACTTCTTGCGCAGCGCCCCGCCGTGGCCCGACTCGGACCACGACGAGGCACCGTTCATCCTGTACGGCGGGCCGCCGTACCAGGTCTACTCCTCCGGCTACACCGATCTCCTCGGCGAGTGCGCGACCCCCGCGGAGGCCGCCGCTCTCGTGGTGAGCCACCTGCCCGCGCACACGGGCGGGGAGCGGGGCGTCTAG
- a CDS encoding SGNH/GDSL hydrolase family protein, with amino-acid sequence MRKPWIVGVAGAVLAALLLGACGDPESAPEEAPPSAAAPDPSPTTRQRAATASPDARAAKPAPVVLYLGDSLAMENQKVLGASLEADLDARYTSAPYSGTTLCDYLEGTADRSLVPTKDKAAALVRRLSPDYVVLQFWGNAWDYTPCMDGITYDKARAKYFERYTAAASQLTEQIANAGGTHRPKIVWVLQGPDPITPDRVRRVNALYEKQAKASGDLVADAGRAVSPGSDRYAWTQYLPCTAYEREHDGYCTQPGQDRTALHHDEDYLHFCLAPTTSKPKPCPVLSPGITRIAREITRVISEAST; translated from the coding sequence ATGCGCAAGCCGTGGATCGTGGGAGTGGCGGGGGCGGTGCTCGCCGCGCTGCTGCTCGGCGCGTGCGGGGACCCTGAGTCGGCGCCCGAGGAGGCACCACCGTCGGCCGCGGCACCGGACCCGTCACCGACCACGCGTCAGCGGGCCGCCACCGCGTCCCCCGACGCCCGCGCGGCGAAGCCGGCGCCCGTGGTGCTCTATCTCGGGGACTCGCTCGCCATGGAGAACCAGAAGGTCCTCGGCGCGTCACTGGAGGCCGACCTCGACGCCCGCTACACGAGCGCCCCGTACTCGGGCACCACCCTGTGCGACTACCTGGAGGGCACCGCCGACCGGTCGCTCGTCCCGACGAAGGACAAGGCGGCCGCGCTGGTGCGGCGGCTGAGCCCGGACTACGTCGTGCTTCAGTTCTGGGGCAACGCGTGGGACTACACGCCGTGCATGGACGGGATCACCTACGACAAGGCCCGCGCGAAGTACTTCGAGCGGTACACGGCCGCCGCATCCCAGCTCACCGAGCAGATCGCGAACGCGGGCGGCACCCACCGGCCGAAGATCGTGTGGGTGCTCCAGGGCCCGGACCCGATCACCCCTGACCGGGTCCGCCGGGTGAACGCCCTGTACGAGAAGCAGGCCAAGGCCTCCGGTGACCTCGTCGCCGACGCCGGCAGGGCCGTGAGCCCGGGCTCCGACCGCTACGCCTGGACCCAGTACCTGCCGTGCACCGCGTACGAGCGCGAGCACGACGGCTACTGCACCCAGCCGGGCCAGGACCGCACGGCCCTCCACCACGACGAGGACTACCTCCACTTCTGCCTGGCCCCGACGACGTCGAAGCCGAAGCCGTGCCCGGTGCTCTCGCCGGGCATCACACGGATCGCCCGGGAGATCACGCGGGTGATCAGCGAGGCGAGCACCTGA
- a CDS encoding DUF6153 family protein → MSGRPFSRTAMPCARSRSARLVLVVSLALTTFLLFCAGSPPGDGPRQRPHSVSAPVEERSVAVRADHVERAPCEHGPGRHGCHSPDPRAVLGQVPLPGADHTAATWQPATAPAPVALDGAREPGRARPPDLHELQLLRV, encoded by the coding sequence ATGTCCGGCCGGCCCTTCAGTCGTACGGCGATGCCGTGCGCCCGGAGCCGGTCGGCGCGCCTGGTGCTCGTGGTCTCGTTGGCCCTCACCACATTCCTGTTGTTCTGTGCGGGCTCGCCTCCCGGTGACGGTCCGCGGCAGCGCCCGCATTCGGTGTCGGCACCGGTGGAGGAGCGCTCGGTCGCCGTGCGGGCGGATCATGTGGAGCGCGCCCCCTGCGAGCACGGTCCGGGTCGGCACGGCTGCCACTCCCCCGACCCGCGAGCGGTTCTCGGCCAGGTGCCGTTGCCCGGCGCGGACCACACCGCGGCGACCTGGCAGCCCGCGACGGCCCCGGCGCCGGTCGCGCTCGACGGGGCCCGGGAGCCGGGGCGGGCCCGCCCTCCCGATCTCCACGAACTGCAGTTGCTCCGCGTCTAG
- a CDS encoding ribonuclease H family protein encodes MIDAMPERVVAACDGASKGNPGPAGWAWVVAEDDEIPSRWEAGPLGRATNNIAELTALERLLAATDPAVPIEIRMDSQYAMKAVTTWLPGWKRNGWRTAAGKPVANQELVVRIDELLAGRSVEFRYVPAHQVDGDRLNDFADRAASQAAIVQEPAGTELGSPEPPATPDTVPARRATAKKPGKSARTGARNGSSPSSSRTIKAKFPGRCLCGRPYAAGEPIAKNDQGWGHPECRTAETTGAQ; translated from the coding sequence ATGATCGATGCCATGCCGGAACGTGTTGTGGCCGCCTGTGACGGAGCGTCCAAGGGAAACCCCGGACCAGCGGGCTGGGCCTGGGTGGTCGCCGAGGACGACGAGATCCCTTCGCGCTGGGAGGCCGGCCCGCTGGGCAGAGCCACCAACAACATCGCCGAACTCACCGCCCTGGAGCGGCTGTTGGCGGCCACCGACCCGGCGGTGCCGATCGAGATCCGGATGGACTCCCAGTACGCGATGAAGGCGGTCACCACCTGGCTGCCCGGCTGGAAGCGCAACGGCTGGCGCACGGCCGCCGGCAAGCCGGTCGCCAACCAGGAACTCGTGGTCCGTATCGACGAGTTGCTCGCCGGCCGCTCCGTGGAGTTCCGCTACGTCCCCGCCCACCAGGTCGACGGCGACCGCCTGAACGACTTCGCCGACCGCGCGGCGAGCCAGGCGGCCATCGTCCAGGAACCCGCCGGCACCGAGCTGGGCTCCCCGGAACCGCCGGCCACGCCCGACACGGTCCCGGCCCGCCGCGCCACGGCGAAGAAGCCCGGGAAGTCGGCCAGGACCGGCGCCCGGAACGGCTCGTCGCCATCCTCGTCCCGCACCATCAAGGCGAAGTTCCCCGGCCGCTGCCTGTGCGGCCGCCCGTACGCCGCGGGCGAGCCCATCGCCAAGAACGACCAGGGCTGGGGCCACCCGGAGTGCCGTACGGCGGAGACCACCGGAGCCCAGTAG
- a CDS encoding polysaccharide deacetylase family protein, whose protein sequence is MRKNLLLPSLILLGSLALTAACAGGPSGTESGQGGATASSGPAIDDQGIDPAKINGLDIVTDSSEHGSCPYATSYPAVPGADAMAAAMRKDVQQRLATFLGTNDGAQATDCGGGSGSRSGQELNISHQFLIASGDVLGVRLSTLDRGAAGDGLATRTYWYDGAAKAYRTPPGLVADGARESFIAALKKDLEGQEGVDAGQLDEVFGDPAAQTAVLDDVAFGTDGGMRVSFDRGDVGVPAGGRYAVAFSKETITPWLSAFGKRAQQQAMHPSGTLDLGATGAPEEPVPTHRASGEDTTDCTKVKCVALTFDDGPAVPEAATLLNHLAQYKARVTFFTVGQNVAAHPELVRAEAKAGHEVGNHSWNHPDLTRLTPEQIRYQLNRTSEAIKNATGEAPTLFRPPYGAMDAKVKAATTLSPVLWDVDTEDWKYRDAAKVAQTVIAKTEPNDVVLMHDIHPTSVAAVPEILRTLTARGYHFVTVSHLRTTLAPR, encoded by the coding sequence ATGCGCAAAAATCTTCTCCTGCCCTCGCTCATCCTGCTCGGCTCGCTGGCCCTGACCGCGGCCTGTGCCGGCGGCCCGTCCGGGACCGAATCCGGCCAGGGCGGCGCCACCGCTTCGTCAGGGCCGGCGATCGACGACCAGGGCATCGACCCGGCGAAGATCAACGGCCTGGACATCGTCACCGACAGCAGCGAGCACGGCTCCTGCCCCTATGCCACCAGCTATCCGGCGGTACCCGGCGCGGACGCGATGGCAGCCGCGATGCGGAAGGACGTCCAGCAGCGCCTGGCCACGTTCCTCGGCACGAACGACGGCGCGCAGGCGACCGACTGCGGGGGCGGGTCGGGCTCCCGCAGCGGGCAGGAGCTGAACATCAGCCACCAGTTCCTCATCGCCTCCGGCGATGTGCTCGGCGTGCGGCTGTCCACGCTGGACCGCGGCGCGGCCGGGGACGGACTGGCCACCAGGACGTACTGGTACGACGGTGCGGCCAAGGCGTACCGCACGCCGCCCGGGCTCGTCGCCGACGGCGCCCGGGAGTCCTTCATCGCCGCGCTGAAGAAGGACCTCGAGGGCCAGGAGGGCGTCGACGCCGGCCAGCTCGACGAGGTGTTCGGCGATCCGGCGGCCCAGACCGCCGTCCTGGACGACGTCGCGTTCGGCACCGACGGCGGCATGCGGGTCAGCTTCGACCGTGGCGACGTGGGCGTCCCGGCCGGCGGGCGCTATGCGGTGGCCTTCTCGAAGGAGACGATCACCCCTTGGCTGTCCGCCTTCGGCAAGCGGGCGCAGCAGCAGGCCATGCACCCGAGCGGAACGCTGGACCTGGGCGCCACCGGCGCCCCCGAGGAGCCCGTGCCGACCCACCGGGCCTCGGGGGAGGACACCACGGACTGCACGAAGGTGAAGTGCGTCGCGCTGACCTTCGACGACGGGCCGGCTGTGCCGGAGGCGGCGACACTGCTGAACCACCTGGCCCAGTACAAGGCCCGCGTCACCTTCTTCACCGTGGGGCAGAACGTCGCCGCGCACCCCGAACTCGTCCGCGCCGAGGCGAAGGCCGGCCACGAGGTCGGCAACCACTCCTGGAACCACCCCGACCTCACCCGGCTCACCCCCGAGCAGATCAGGTACCAACTGAACCGCACCAGCGAGGCGATCAAGAACGCCACCGGCGAGGCGCCGACCCTCTTCCGGCCGCCGTACGGCGCCATGGACGCCAAGGTGAAGGCGGCCACCACACTGTCACCGGTGCTGTGGGACGTGGACACCGAGGACTGGAAGTACCGCGACGCCGCCAAGGTCGCCCAGACCGTCATCGCCAAGACCGAGCCCAACGATGTCGTCCTGATGCACGACATCCATCCCACCTCGGTGGCCGCCGTCCCCGAGATCCTGCGGACGCTGACCGCCCGCGGCTACCACTTCGTCACGGTCAGCCACCTGCGAACCACCCTGGCACCCCGGTAA